The genomic region GGGGGCAGCGCCATGCCCTCGGTCATGCGGGTGCGAATGAAACCGGGCAATACGGTGAGAACCCCGACCCCGGAGGCGCTCAAGCGGTTGCGCAGGGCCGACAGATAGCAGGAGAGAGCGGCCTTGGCGCTGCCGTAGTGGCCGATTTTCTGGCGACCCCGATCCCCCGCCACCGAGCTGATACCCACGATGAAGCCGCTGCGGCGTTTTTCGAAAGCGGCGGCTACGATATCGAGAATGGAGACGCAGCCCACGAAGTTGCTTTCCAGAATGGCCGCCGCTTCGTTCCAGTCGGTGCGGGCCTTGAATTCATCGCCCAGATAGCCGACGCAGAGAATGACCCCCAGCGGCGGGGGATCCAGGGCGGCGAAAAAGGTCGCGTGGCTGGCCGTATCGCGCACCTCGAAGGGGTGTACCTGCACCGCGACACCGTGGCGCAGGCGCAGATCGGCGGCTTCGTCCTCAAGGGCTTCGGGGTGACGGGCGGCCAAGTGCAGGGCGAAGCCGCGTGCGGCGTACTCATCGGCCAGGGGGCGGGCCACATCGGAGGTGGCGCCGAGAATCAGCAGGGATCCCATGGTCAAATCTCCAGGCGTTGGGATTGCAGGGAGTGAAAGCGGGCCTCGGGATCGATGCGGCGTTTCAGGACCCGGAAGGCCTCCAGCTCCGGATAGCCGGCGGCGAAGGTGGCGGCGGACTGGCGGGCGTCTTTGGCCAGATAGAGGCGACCGCCTGCGGCCAGTACCTCTTCGTCGAGGGCGGCGAGAAGGGGGGCCAGCTTCGGCTGCATGGCGAAGTCGAGGGCCAGGGTGTAGCCCTCCCTCGGAAACGACAGCGGTGCTTCCGCTCTGGGCTGACCGAAGAGCTTGAGGACCGCCAGAAAGGAGCCCTGATGGCTGCGGTGGATTTTGTGCAGAATGCGCACCAGGGCGTCATGGCTGGCAGCTTTGGGCAGCACGCACTGGTACTGGGTGAAACCCCTGGCCCCGTAGATGCGGTTCCAGTGGTGGATGGCATCCAGAGGGTAGAAGAAGGCGTCGTAATCGATGAGCCCCATGTGCGGCAAACCCGGCGCTTTGCGGTAGTAGACGGCGTTGAAGGCCTGCACCGTCCAGGGGTTCAGCAGCAGAGCCGGCAGGTTGAAGGGCACGGTGAGTTTGCGGCGGGGCGGGGGCATCAGGGGTTGCCGCAGGCGGGCCGCATCGGGCAGTTCCGCCCGTCGCGCATGTTCCCCCCGCATCAGCACCGAACGCCCCAGGGAGGCCCCTCCGGCCAGACAGTCGATCCAGGCCACGGAGTAGGTCCAGGAGGCCGACTCCTCGAACAGCCGCATGATGCCGTCCAGGTCCGGGGCGCGTACCACCTCCTGGCGGATATAGGCGGTCTCCACCCGGATCAGGCGGAAGCTGGCCCGCAGAATCAGCCCGGTCAGGCCCATGCCGCCTCGGGTGGCCATGAACAGGTCACGGTTTTCCGTCGGCGAGCAAACGTGGATGCGCCCGGCGGCGTCCATCAGTTCCAGACGGCTGACCGCATCGCCGAAGGTGCCGGCCAGATGATGGTTCTTGCCGTGGACATCGGAGGCGATGGCCCCGCCCACGGTGACGAAGCGGGTGCCCGGCGTCACCGGCAGGAACCAGCCCCGGGGCAGCAGCACCCGAACGATCTCGTCGAGGGAGAGGCCGGCCTCGCAGGTCAATTCCCCGGTCTCCTCATCGAAGGCCAGGAAGCGGTTGCATCCGGTCATGGAGAGGATGCGCCGCTGCAGGGAGGCGTCACCGTAGCAACGGCCCAGGCCTCGGGCGATGAGCGGCCCATCCCCCTCCAGAAACGAGGCCAGCTCCGCCGGGCGGCGAGGGGATTTCAGATCGGTCTCGATGACGGGGTATTGGCCCCAGTTGCTCAGTTTCATGGCGCGTGACGGAAGACGAAGCGTTTATCCAGGTGGTATTTGATCAGGTAACCAAGGCCCAGGCCTATTGCGCCTCCCAGGTACTTGGCTCCCGGATGGTCGATGAAGTGATGAAAAAGCAGCTCCATGGCCCAGAAGAGAGCGGTCGTGATCAGGCCCATGGCGGAGTATAGCAGAAACTTTCGGGCGTCGTCTTGCAGGGAACGGGTCTGAAAGCGAAAAATGAAACGTTTGTCCAGCAGGTACTTGGCAACCAGGCCACTTCCGGTGCCGGTGCCCATGGCCAGATAGAGGAAAAAGGGGCCCTGATAGAGCTGGATGGTCAGCCACTGGGTGCCCAGGTTGATGCCCGTGGCCACCAGGGCGAAGAGGGTGTACCAGAAGAGGATCACCGGTAGAGAATCAGGGTGAAGGTGAAGAGCCAGCCGAGGATGACGCCCTGCAGAAACCGGTCCTGCAGAACGAGCAGGGTGGGGGAGCCGCTGTTGTTTTCCACCAGGGCCAGTTGCAGATAACGCAGAAAGCCCAGCAAAACGAATACGGTGGTCAGATAGACGGAACCGGAGCCGACCCGGTGGACCACTTCCGGCGACATGGTGTAGTTGGTATAGGCCACCACCACGATGCTGGCCAGGATGGCGAGGCTGGTTTGCACGAACTCCAGGTTGTAGCCGTCCACCGATTTGCGCATGCGCTGCCCGCTTTCCAAAAGGATCAACACGTCGTCGCGCCGCTTGGCCATGGCCAGGAAGAGGGCCAGCAGGTAGGTCATCAGGATGATCCAGGCCGACAGGGGAATGTGGGTGGCTGCGGAACCCACCAGCAGTCGCAGAACGAAGCCGGTGGCGATGAGGCTGATATCGAGCAGGGCCACGTGTTTCAGGCCGAAGCAGTAGAAGATGTTCATCACGCCGTAGAGGGTCATCCAGGCCAGGGCTTCACGGGAGAGGGAGGCCGTAAGGCTCAAACCCCCGCCGGCCAGGAGGAGGGCGAAGAGGATGGCCTGCCGGCTGCCGACGGCCCCCGAGGCCAGCGGCCTGTTCCGTTTGCTGGGATGGAGACGGTCTTCGGCCACATCGCGCAGATCGTTGAGGATGTAGACAGCGCTTGCCGTCAGGCAGAAGGCCAGAAAGGCCACACCGGCACGGCTGGCCACGTCGGCATGACTCAGTCCCTGGCCGAAAAACGCGGGCAGCAGCACGAAGACGTTCTTGATGTACTGCTTCGGACGCATCAGCGTGACAAAATGGGTCATGGACAAGGGGGAGGGACCTCTGCGGTTTTTGCAAGTGAAATGCGGCTCCGATTCGGCTATTATGCGGAACTTCCGGTAAATATGGCAAGGTGATCAAGGACAGGGAGATGTCGATGCGCAAGGGAATCGTGCTGGCCGGGGGCTCCGGGACGCGGCTCTACCCCCTGACCCGAGGGGTCAGCAAACAGCTCATGGGGATCTACGACAAGCCCATGATCTATTACCCCTTGTCGGTACTGATGCTGGCGGGCATTCGGGACATTCTGGTCATCACCACTCCCGAGGATGCCTCCAGTTTCCGGCGGTTGCTGGGGGATGGCAGCCATTTCGGGGTCTCGCTCACCTATGCGGTTCAGGAGCGGCCCGAGGGCATCGCCCAGGCCTTTCTTCTGGGGAGGGACTTCATTGCCGAAGAGGGGGTCGCCCTGGTTCTGGGAGACAACATCTTCTTCGGGCATCAACTGCCCTCGTTGTTGCGCAAGGCCATGAAACAGACCCACGGCGCCACGGTTTTCGGCTATCAGGTGAAAGATCCGCAACGCTACGGCGTGGTCGGTTTCGACCGGGATGGCAAGGTGACCTCCATCGAGGAGAAACCCGACGTGCCCAAATCCGCCTTCGCGGTGACGGGACTCTATTTTTACGATCGGGATGTGGTGGATCTGGCCGCCTCCCTGCGCCCCTCACCGCGCGGGGAGCTGGAGATCACCGATCTGAACCGGCTCTATCTGGAGCGGGGCGATCTGCAGGTCACGCTGCTGGGCCGGGGCATCGCCTGGCTGGATACCGGCACCCACGACTCCTTGTTGCAGGCTTCGAACTTCATCCAGGTGATTCAGGAGCGGCAGGGACAAATGGTGGCCTGCCTGGAGGAGATTGCCTTCCGCATGGGTTTCATCGGTGCGGAAGAGGTGCTGACGGCGGCCCGCCTCATGGGCAAGAGCGCCTACGGGGCCTACCTGAAACAACTGGTCGAAGAGGCGGGGAGGCCCTTTCCGTGAAGAAGGTTCTGCTGACCGGGGCCTCCGGCCAGTTGGGCCGGGCGCTGACGGTCGAATTGAGCCGGGAGTCGGACATCCTCGCTCTGAGCCATGGCCAGCTCGACATCACCGATTATGTCGCGGTTCGGGACTGCCTTCGACACCACCGGCCCGACTGGGTGATCAACACTGCGGCATGGACCGACGTGGACGCTGCCGAATCGGACCCCCGCTCCGCCCTGGCGGCCAATGCCCTGGGTCCGCGTCATCTCGCGGCGGTGTGCGAGCAGGTGGGGATTCCCCTGGTGCAGATCTCCTCCGATTACTGTTTCGACGGTGTTCTGAACCGGCCTCTGCACGAATTCGACGCCACCAATCCCCTCTCGGTTTACGGACGCAGCAAGTGGTTGGGGGAGGAGGAGGTGCGTCGCCACCACTCCCGGCATTTGATTCTGCGCACCGCCTGGTTGTACCATGTGTCGGGTCGCAACTTTCCGCTGACCATTCTGGGCCTGGCGCGCAAGGGGCCGCTTCGGGTGGTGGATGACCAAGTGGGGTCACCCACCTTCGCGCCGCATCTGGCCGTCCTCATTCCCCGGCTGATGCGTGAGGGTTGTTTCGGCACCTGGCACACCGCCGGCAGCGGCGCGGTCTCCTGGTACGAACTGACCCTGGCTCTGCTGCAACGGGCGGGGGTCTCCTGCGAGGTGACTCCGGTAACGACGGAGGCCTTTCCCCGTCCGGCGCGACGCCCGGCTTTTTCGGCCTTGACCACCTTTTTGCCGCCGGAGTTGCGCCTGCCTTCCTGGGAGGAGGGCGTGGCGGACTTCGTGGCCGGAATTTGACTTTCAATATTTTATCTTTTAAATATCAAAAAAAGAAAATGTTCTATCCTTTGACTTTTTTTGTCGTTCAATCCAATTACAAAGCCAAGAAGCAACTGATTTTGGATGACCTGAATAAAGGATAAGCGAAAGTCAAAAGATAGAACATTTTCTTTTTTTGATATTTAAAAGATAACGTATTGAAAGTCAGAAAATTTCAAATATGTTCCGGTTTTGCAATGGGCTCTTTTAAAGAAGCGGGGAGATGAGTTCGAAATGAAGTCCTATGCGTGGCAAAAGCCCTCCTACGAAGTGGGCAATCGGGAAGGCTCGCGCCTCTCCTTCGAGTTCTTCCCTCCCAAGGATGCGGAGGGCGAGGCCCAGTTCTGGCGATCCATGGAGGCTCTGGCGGCCTTCCGTCCGGGGTTCGTCTCCGTGACCTGCGGAGCGGGAGGCGGGGCCCGTCAGGGAACCGTGCCCCTGGTGCGGGAGGTGATGCGTCGTACCGGGCTTCCCGTCATGGCTCACCTGCCGGGCATCGGACTCACCGAAGAAGAAGTGTCGGGCCATCTGGAGAACTATGCCCAGGACGGCGTACCCATGATTCTGGCTTTGCGGGGCGATCCTCCGGCGGGCGTCAGCCTCTCCGACGGACCCTTCGCCCACGCCAGTGATTTGGTGCGCTTCATCCGGCAGCGCATGCCCGGTTTCGGCGTGGGGGTGGCCGCCTACCCGGAGGTGCATCCCGAATCCCCGGACGCCGCCACCGATCTGGCCTTCTTCCGCCTCAAGGTGGAAGCTGGAGCGGAGGTGGCCATTACCCAGTTCTTCTTCGACAATCAAAGCTATTTCGACTTTTGCGATACCTGCCGTCGTCAGGGAATCATGGTTCCGGTCATTCCGGGCATTTTGCCGGTTACCAACTACCAGCGACTGGAATCTTTCGCCGCGCGGTGTGGCGCACGCCTGCCCCCGTGGCTGGTGGACCGGCTCATTCCCATCCGGGACGATCCCCAGGCCATGCTGGCCGCCGGCATCGACATCGCCGTCGAGCAGTGTCGGGAACTCCTGGACCGTGGCGCACCCGGTCTGCACTTCTTCACCCTGAATCGGGCCAACTCCATGGTGGAGATTCTCTCCCGGCTGGGGTTCGAGGGAAACTAGAGATTCCACCCTTTCCTGGTGTATGATTCGGCGCATGGGGGTCACGGATGGAACCCTCGCAGCGGTGGGAGCGGGTTGGCACGGACGAAGTGACCCGCCTGCCCTCATTGGGATCCGTCCATGAACATCGGTGCATCGCTGGTGGGAGGGCGCTACCGCCTTCAGGGGGTGCTGCGGCAGGATCCCTTTTCCACCATCTATAAAGCCTCTGAAGAGGGATCCCGTGAAAGTGTGGTCCTGCAGACCATTCCCGGCGAGATCGCCCGTGATCTTCAAGCCTTCGGGGAGTACAAGCGTCTCTTCCACCGCCTGCGGGCTCTGGCGCTTCCCGGTGTGGGGCTGCCGGAGAAACATCTCTTCGATCCCCAGTCCCAATCGCATCTTCTGGCCGGTTTCTATCGACCCGGCATCGACCTGACCACCTGGCGCAAGAAATTCGACGGGGGGGTGGCGCCGGTGGTCCTGGCCTGGCAGCTCTGCGGCGCGGTGGCCAAACGGTTGGTGCAGCCTCACGGCTTGCCGTCGCCCTTTCCCCACGGCTTGTTGCGTCCGGATACCATTCTGGTCGAGGAGGGGGGGGAGGTTCGGCTGGAGGGCTTCGGACTGGCTTACGAAACCCTTTCCCTGGTGGCCCGGTTCTCCGCCTCGGGACTCTCCGCGAGCCAGAGCGCCAGTCTGGCGGTCTATCTGGCCCCCGAACGCTTTCTGCTGCGCACCCCCTTCGCCAACAACGCTTCCCCCGCCCAACTGGCTCCGCGCATCGGCGGCTTCCGCTTTCTGCCTGCGCCGCCGACACCCTCTTCCGACATCTTTTCCCTGGGAGTGATCTTTTACGAGCTGGTAACGGGGCAGGTTCCCTTTACCGAGGGCCAGTTGGCGGCAACTGCCGCCGGCGAGGCGCTGCCTGCGGTCTCCCTTCCGGCGGAACTGGAGGAGGGGCTGCGACGCTTTTTGCAGCGCAGTCTGGATGCGGACCCATTGCGACGCCCCACTGCGGGGGCCTGGGCCACTCTGGCCACCGAGAGGGGGGAGAGGCGGGAAAAGGTCCAGCTTCGCCAGGAGGTGAAGCCTGTCGCAGCCGAAACGCCGGAGCTTGTCTATGGGCCTGCCGGGTCCATTCCCCTCCCCGAGGCTGCCCCTGCGGAAGCGGTCGAGCCCCTGTCATCGCCACCCGTGGAGGAGTCCTCCCCGCCGACCCCGTTGGTGGAGACCCCGCCCCATGCCGTGCGGGCCGCGGCGGTGGCAACCCCTCGGGAGAGAAAACGCCTTTCCCGCTCCCACAAGACCCATCGACCCGAGCTGACCTGGTTGGTCTCCGGAGCGGCGGGCCTTGCCGCCGTCGGTGTCCTGCTTTGGAAGGTCTTCGTTCCCGGAGTGGCCGAGGAGCAGGGGACGGCCCAGGTGCGTCGGTTGTTGGAGTCGGCGCAGCGCGATCTGGCGGCGTTGGAACTCTCCAGCGATTCGGGACGTCAGGCGCGGGAGAAGTTCGTTAAGGTGCTGCGTCTCGACCCGGCCAACGACGGGGCTCGGGAGGGCATGGCCCAGGTAGTGAAACAGTATGCCTCGCTGGCCACTTCGGCCATCGGTGTGCTGTCGGATCTGGCGGCGGAACGGCGGGAGTTTTCCGCACCCGCCGATGGCCGCATCAGTGACGAACGTTACCAGGAGCTGACCCTGGAAATCGCTCGGGAAAAACGTCGGGCTGCCGACTTGGAAGCCCAGGTTGCCCGTCTGGAGGCCGGGCAGAAGCGCGGTCCGGAGACGGAAAACCGCTTGAAGGAGGCGGCGACGGCCCTGGGAACCATGGCGGCGCTGGAGGAGAAGTTGCGTCAGGCCGAAGCGGAGCTGCAACGTCTGCGGGGCAAGGAGCCGGACAAAACCCGACTGGCCGCCCTGCCCAAAACCCCACCCGGCATCACGCCGCCCGCCAAGACCATTCCGGAACCGCTGCCCGTTCCGTCCGCAGAGCCCTATGCGGTGCAGGTGGGCGCCTACTTGGAATCGGACAAGGTCGATCTGGTCATCAAACAGCTTTCCAAGGTTACGGTCGATGGAAAACCCTTGCCGGTTTTTCAGGAAACGGCCACTGTATCGGGTAAACGCTATATTCGTGTGAGGGTGGGGCCCTTTCCGGGTCGGGACGGCGCATCCGCCGCCCGCTCACGGGTGCAGGAACAGACCGGAATGGATGGTATTCTGTTGCGGCACAAAGCCTGGTAGGTCATCAATTTCTCGGGGACGACAGCGATGTCGGTGCAATTTCGCGATTTTCGTGTACGTTTTGTCCCCGGAATGACTCTCCTGGTGGTGCTGATGGTGCTTGTCCTCAATCTGGGCACCACCCTGATCCTGCATCGGGAGAGTCAGGTGGCTGCCGCCCGATTGGCCCAGCCCCTGGCCCAATCCATCACCCGCAACGTGGCCGGTCGGCTGGAACGCCTCTTCGACGGGGTGTTGATGGAAAGCCGGCTGCTCTCCATGTCGCCGGATGTCGCCCTCCCTCCCCAGGATGATGCCCTTTCCCATCCCGCTCTGCCCCTGCTCCATTCCGCCCTGGACGAAAACCCCAACCTCTATTCCGCCTATATCGGGCACTCCAACGGCGACTTTCTTCAGGTTATCGCCGTGCGTCGGGATCCCGTGGTGACGGAGGCGCTGCAAACCCCCAAGGAGACCTATTGGGCGGTGCGATGCATCGACGGAGAGGGCGAATCTCGCAAGGCCTACTGGCGTTTCCTGAGCAAGGATCGGGAGTTCCTCGGTTCCCGTATCGAAGAAAAACCGGCTTACGATCCCCGTCTGCGCACCTGGTATCGCCAGGCATTGGAAGAGCGTGCTTTTACGGAGGTCTACCTGTTCCAATCCTCCAAGGAGCCGGGCATTACCGCCATGATGCCCCTGCCCGGAAAGGTCGGGGTGGTCGGGCTCGATTTGAGCTTGCGACAAATCGGACGCTTGTTGGATATGGAGGAGATCTCCGCGAGCGGGGCACTCCTGGTCGTGGATTCCCAGCAGCGTTTTCTGGCAGGCCACGGCACGCCTTTTCTGGTGTCGCCCGCCCCGTTGACTTCCCTGAAGCAGATGGGGCGCGTACTGCTGGGCTTCGAGGATGAGATCATCCGCATGCAGCGGGAAAAGGATGCGGATCGGGTGGCCAGTGTCGTCGCCCCCGACGGGGAGGAGTACCTTCTGGTGGTCATCCCCGGCGAGCAGGGAGGGGTACGGCAGTTGACGGTCATCTCCATGGCCCCGCTTTCCGATTTCACCCAGCATGTGGAGCGCATGCGCGACAAGATTCTGCAGGCCTCGCTGTTGCTGCTGCTCGGGGCGGTTCCCCTGATTCTGCTGTTATCCCGCCGGGTGGGACGCAATCTGGTGGCTCTGGCCAAAGACGCGGGACTTATCCGCAATTTCGATTTTTCGGGTGAACTGCCGAAAGGCTCCTTTATCGCCGAAGTGGATGTGATGATCCGCGCTTTCGGCATGATGAAGGAGACGGTGCGCGAACGCACCCACACCCTGGAAGTGGCCCGCGCCAAACTGGAAAAGCTGCTGGAAATCGGCATCGCCCTCTCTTCCTCCCATGACGACAAGTCGCTGCTGTCCACCATCATCGATGGGGGGAAAATGCTGCTGGGAGCCCAGGCCAGCACGCTGTTTCTGCGCACGGAGGATGACCGG from Magnetococcales bacterium harbors:
- the rfbD gene encoding dTDP-4-dehydrorhamnose reductase, whose product is MKKVLLTGASGQLGRALTVELSRESDILALSHGQLDITDYVAVRDCLRHHRPDWVINTAAWTDVDAAESDPRSALAANALGPRHLAAVCEQVGIPLVQISSDYCFDGVLNRPLHEFDATNPLSVYGRSKWLGEEEVRRHHSRHLILRTAWLYHVSGRNFPLTILGLARKGPLRVVDDQVGSPTFAPHLAVLIPRLMREGCFGTWHTAGSGAVSWYELTLALLQRAGVSCEVTPVTTEAFPRPARRPAFSALTTFLPPELRLPSWEEGVADFVAGI
- a CDS encoding SPOR domain-containing protein; this encodes MNIGASLVGGRYRLQGVLRQDPFSTIYKASEEGSRESVVLQTIPGEIARDLQAFGEYKRLFHRLRALALPGVGLPEKHLFDPQSQSHLLAGFYRPGIDLTTWRKKFDGGVAPVVLAWQLCGAVAKRLVQPHGLPSPFPHGLLRPDTILVEEGGEVRLEGFGLAYETLSLVARFSASGLSASQSASLAVYLAPERFLLRTPFANNASPAQLAPRIGGFRFLPAPPTPSSDIFSLGVIFYELVTGQVPFTEGQLAATAAGEALPAVSLPAELEEGLRRFLQRSLDADPLRRPTAGAWATLATERGERREKVQLRQEVKPVAAETPELVYGPAGSIPLPEAAPAEAVEPLSSPPVEESSPPTPLVETPPHAVRAAAVATPRERKRLSRSHKTHRPELTWLVSGAAGLAAVGVLLWKVFVPGVAEEQGTAQVRRLLESAQRDLAALELSSDSGRQAREKFVKVLRLDPANDGAREGMAQVVKQYASLATSAIGVLSDLAAERREFSAPADGRISDERYQELTLEIAREKRRAADLEAQVARLEAGQKRGPETENRLKEAATALGTMAALEEKLRQAEAELQRLRGKEPDKTRLAALPKTPPGITPPAKTIPEPLPVPSAEPYAVQVGAYLESDKVDLVIKQLSKVTVDGKPLPVFQETATVSGKRYIRVRVGPFPGRDGASAARSRVQEQTGMDGILLRHKAW
- a CDS encoding GtrA family protein, producing MILFWYTLFALVATGINLGTQWLTIQLYQGPFFLYLAMGTGTGSGLVAKYLLDKRFIFRFQTRSLQDDARKFLLYSAMGLITTALFWAMELLFHHFIDHPGAKYLGGAIGLGLGYLIKYHLDKRFVFRHAP
- a CDS encoding decaprenyl-phosphate phosphoribosyltransferase, with the protein product MTHFVTLMRPKQYIKNVFVLLPAFFGQGLSHADVASRAGVAFLAFCLTASAVYILNDLRDVAEDRLHPSKRNRPLASGAVGSRQAILFALLLAGGGLSLTASLSREALAWMTLYGVMNIFYCFGLKHVALLDISLIATGFVLRLLVGSAATHIPLSAWIILMTYLLALFLAMAKRRDDVLILLESGQRMRKSVDGYNLEFVQTSLAILASIVVVAYTNYTMSPEVVHRVGSGSVYLTTVFVLLGFLRYLQLALVENNSGSPTLLVLQDRFLQGVILGWLFTFTLILYR
- a CDS encoding FAD-binding oxidoreductase — encoded protein: MKLSNWGQYPVIETDLKSPRRPAELASFLEGDGPLIARGLGRCYGDASLQRRILSMTGCNRFLAFDEETGELTCEAGLSLDEIVRVLLPRGWFLPVTPGTRFVTVGGAIASDVHGKNHHLAGTFGDAVSRLELMDAAGRIHVCSPTENRDLFMATRGGMGLTGLILRASFRLIRVETAYIRQEVVRAPDLDGIMRLFEESASWTYSVAWIDCLAGGASLGRSVLMRGEHARRAELPDAARLRQPLMPPPRRKLTVPFNLPALLLNPWTVQAFNAVYYRKAPGLPHMGLIDYDAFFYPLDAIHHWNRIYGARGFTQYQCVLPKAASHDALVRILHKIHRSHQGSFLAVLKLFGQPRAEAPLSFPREGYTLALDFAMQPKLAPLLAALDEEVLAAGGRLYLAKDARQSAATFAAGYPELEAFRVLKRRIDPEARFHSLQSQRLEI
- a CDS encoding SDR family oxidoreductase, whose protein sequence is MGSLLILGATSDVARPLADEYAARGFALHLAARHPEALEDEAADLRLRHGVAVQVHPFEVRDTASHATFFAALDPPPLGVILCVGYLGDEFKARTDWNEAAAILESNFVGCVSILDIVAAAFEKRRSGFIVGISSVAGDRGRQKIGHYGSAKAALSCYLSALRNRLSASGVGVLTVLPGFIRTRMTEGMALPPLLTATPQEVARDIVLAQEKGRHVLYTKWFWRYIMLIIRSIPESVFRKLNL
- the metF gene encoding methylenetetrahydrofolate reductase [NAD(P)H], with translation MKSYAWQKPSYEVGNREGSRLSFEFFPPKDAEGEAQFWRSMEALAAFRPGFVSVTCGAGGGARQGTVPLVREVMRRTGLPVMAHLPGIGLTEEEVSGHLENYAQDGVPMILALRGDPPAGVSLSDGPFAHASDLVRFIRQRMPGFGVGVAAYPEVHPESPDAATDLAFFRLKVEAGAEVAITQFFFDNQSYFDFCDTCRRQGIMVPVIPGILPVTNYQRLESFAARCGARLPPWLVDRLIPIRDDPQAMLAAGIDIAVEQCRELLDRGAPGLHFFTLNRANSMVEILSRLGFEGN
- the rfbA gene encoding glucose-1-phosphate thymidylyltransferase RfbA; translation: MRKGIVLAGGSGTRLYPLTRGVSKQLMGIYDKPMIYYPLSVLMLAGIRDILVITTPEDASSFRRLLGDGSHFGVSLTYAVQERPEGIAQAFLLGRDFIAEEGVALVLGDNIFFGHQLPSLLRKAMKQTHGATVFGYQVKDPQRYGVVGFDRDGKVTSIEEKPDVPKSAFAVTGLYFYDRDVVDLAASLRPSPRGELEITDLNRLYLERGDLQVTLLGRGIAWLDTGTHDSLLQASNFIQVIQERQGQMVACLEEIAFRMGFIGAEEVLTAARLMGKSAYGAYLKQLVEEAGRPFP